A section of the Streptomyces sp. V3I8 genome encodes:
- a CDS encoding CoA-acylating methylmalonate-semialdehyde dehydrogenase: MKNIDHWIGGKPVAGASGRSGPVYDPATGTQEKRVPFASADEVDAAVASAQAAFESWGTASLARRTAVLFKYRELLDAHRDEIAALITAEHGKVHSDALGEVARGMEIVELACSVPQLLKGELSTQVSTRVDVASIRQPLGVVAGITPFNFPAMVPMWMFPLAIACGNTFVLKPSEKDPSASFRLAELASEAGLPDGVLNVVQGDKEAVDRLLEHPDVRAVSFVGSTPIAKYIQLKGIEHGKRVQALGGAKNHMLVLPDADLDFAADQAVSAAYGSAGERCMAVSVVVAVGDTGDELVAKIAERAAGLRIGPGGDPASEMGPLITREHRDKVASYVAGAAAQGAEVVVDGTGLTVAGHEEGFFLGVSLLDKVPVTADAYRDEIFGPVLCVVRAATYDEGIALVNASRWGNGTAIFTRDGGAARRFQLEVQAGMVGVNVPIPVPVGYHSFGGWKDSLFGGHHIYGNDGIAFYTQGKVVTTRWPDPADSGGINLGFPSNS; encoded by the coding sequence ATGAAGAACATCGACCACTGGATCGGGGGGAAGCCCGTCGCGGGCGCCTCCGGCCGCTCCGGCCCCGTCTACGACCCGGCCACCGGCACCCAGGAGAAGCGGGTGCCCTTCGCCTCCGCGGACGAGGTGGACGCCGCCGTCGCCTCCGCGCAGGCCGCCTTCGAGAGCTGGGGCACCGCCTCGCTGGCCAGGCGCACCGCGGTGCTCTTCAAGTACCGCGAGCTGCTGGACGCGCACCGCGACGAGATCGCCGCGCTGATCACCGCCGAGCACGGCAAGGTGCACTCCGACGCGCTCGGCGAGGTCGCCCGGGGCATGGAGATCGTCGAACTCGCTTGTTCCGTACCGCAGTTGCTGAAGGGTGAGCTGTCGACCCAGGTCTCCACCCGGGTCGACGTGGCCTCGATCCGCCAGCCGCTCGGGGTCGTCGCCGGCATCACGCCGTTCAACTTCCCGGCCATGGTGCCGATGTGGATGTTCCCGCTGGCGATCGCGTGCGGCAACACCTTCGTGCTCAAGCCGAGCGAGAAGGACCCCTCCGCCTCGTTCCGGCTGGCCGAACTGGCCTCCGAGGCCGGGCTGCCGGACGGCGTGCTCAACGTCGTGCAGGGCGACAAGGAGGCCGTCGACCGCCTCCTGGAGCACCCGGACGTCAGGGCCGTCTCCTTCGTGGGCTCCACGCCCATCGCCAAGTACATCCAGCTCAAGGGCATCGAGCACGGCAAGCGCGTCCAGGCCCTCGGCGGCGCCAAGAACCACATGCTGGTGCTGCCCGACGCCGACCTGGACTTCGCCGCCGACCAGGCGGTCAGCGCCGCGTACGGCTCGGCCGGTGAGCGCTGCATGGCCGTCTCGGTGGTCGTCGCGGTCGGCGACACCGGCGACGAGCTGGTGGCGAAGATCGCCGAGCGGGCCGCGGGCCTGCGGATCGGCCCCGGCGGCGACCCCGCCAGCGAGATGGGCCCGCTCATCACCCGCGAGCACCGCGACAAGGTCGCCTCGTACGTGGCGGGCGCCGCCGCCCAGGGCGCCGAGGTCGTCGTGGACGGCACCGGCCTCACCGTGGCAGGGCACGAGGAGGGCTTCTTCCTCGGCGTCTCGCTCCTCGACAAGGTCCCGGTCACCGCGGACGCCTACCGGGACGAGATCTTCGGCCCGGTGCTGTGCGTGGTCCGCGCCGCGACGTACGACGAGGGCATCGCCCTCGTCAACGCCTCCCGCTGGGGCAACGGCACCGCGATCTTCACCCGGGACGGCGGCGCCGCCCGCCGCTTCCAGCTGGAGGTCCAGGCGGGCATGGTCGGCGTCAACGTGCCGATCCCGGTCCCGGTGGGCTACCACTCCTTCGGCGGCTGGAAGGACTCGCTGTTCGGAGGCCACCACATCTACGGCAACGACGGGATCGCCTTCTACACCCAGGGCAAGGTCGTCACCACCCGCTGGCCCGACCCGGCCGACAGCGGCGGCATCAACCTCGGCTTTCCCAGCAACTCCTGA
- a CDS encoding GntR family transcriptional regulator yields the protein MAETGTARPAGAGAFERLEVALDRGSPIPLYYQLAQQLESAIEQGALAPGDLLGNEVDIAARLGLSRPTVRQAIQSLVEKGLLVRRRGIGTQVVHSQVRRPLELSSLYDDLAAAGQSPATRVLRNDVESASAEVAAALGIPEGRDVIVLERLRSTHGEPMAHLRNHLPAALLDADTAKLESTGLYRMMRAAGITLHSARQTVGARSATAAEGALLDEPAGAALLTMRRTAYDDTGRAVEYGTHVYRASRYAFDFQLLVRP from the coding sequence GTGGCAGAGACCGGCACCGCACGCCCGGCCGGCGCCGGGGCTTTCGAGCGCCTGGAGGTAGCCCTGGACCGGGGCAGTCCGATCCCGCTCTACTACCAGCTCGCCCAGCAGCTGGAGTCCGCCATCGAGCAGGGGGCGCTCGCCCCGGGCGACCTGCTGGGCAACGAGGTGGACATCGCCGCCCGCCTCGGCCTGTCCCGGCCGACCGTCCGCCAGGCGATCCAGTCCCTGGTCGAGAAGGGCCTGCTGGTACGCCGCCGGGGCATCGGCACCCAGGTGGTGCACAGCCAGGTCCGGCGCCCGCTGGAACTGAGCAGCCTGTACGACGACCTCGCCGCCGCCGGCCAGAGCCCCGCCACCCGGGTCCTGCGCAACGACGTCGAGTCCGCCTCCGCGGAGGTCGCCGCGGCCCTCGGCATACCCGAGGGCCGGGACGTCATCGTGCTGGAACGGCTGCGCTCCACCCACGGCGAGCCCATGGCGCACCTGCGCAACCACCTGCCCGCCGCGCTCCTCGACGCGGACACCGCGAAGCTCGAGTCGACCGGCCTCTACCGGATGATGCGGGCCGCCGGGATCACCCTGCACAGCGCCCGCCAGACCGTGGGCGCCCGCAGCGCCACCGCGGCCGAGGGCGCCCTGCTCGACGAACCCGCCGGAGCCGCGCTGCTCACCATGCGGCGCACGGCCTACGACGACACCGGCCGGGCCGTGGAGTACGGCACGCACGTCTACCGCGCCTCCCGCTACGCCTTCGACTTCCAACTGCTCGTCCGGCCCTGA